One genomic segment of Laspinema palackyanum D2c includes these proteins:
- a CDS encoding uracil-DNA glycosylase, whose amino-acid sequence MTEENQLNLFDITPFDAPLDTPSFNPELIPTRADIPIPPGTYSTVDELSIPCNQCHRCGLGANRTHAVIGRGNPHAPIMIIGEAPGQTEDETGLPFVGKSGELLEKILASVKLSTEKDVYICNVNKCRPPGNRAPTPDEMEACKPYLLEQIRLVNPSIILLTGATAVKGLLKEKRGITKIRGQWFEWEGKFCMPIFHPAYLLRNPSREKGSPKWLMWQDVQTVSAKLAELGLK is encoded by the coding sequence ATGACCGAAGAAAACCAGCTTAATTTATTTGACATCACCCCTTTTGATGCACCCCTTGATACTCCATCCTTTAATCCCGAACTGATTCCAACCCGTGCCGATATTCCCATTCCCCCCGGTACTTATAGCACCGTTGATGAACTGTCCATCCCCTGTAATCAATGCCACCGATGTGGATTAGGCGCGAATCGAACTCACGCGGTTATTGGCAGAGGAAATCCTCATGCCCCGATTATGATTATTGGGGAAGCCCCGGGTCAAACCGAAGATGAAACCGGATTACCCTTTGTCGGCAAAAGTGGAGAGTTATTAGAAAAAATCCTCGCCTCCGTCAAACTTTCCACCGAAAAAGACGTTTATATCTGCAATGTCAATAAATGCCGTCCCCCGGGAAATCGCGCCCCCACTCCAGACGAAATGGAAGCCTGTAAACCCTATCTTTTAGAACAAATTCGTCTAGTTAATCCCTCCATTATTTTATTAACGGGAGCAACAGCAGTTAAAGGATTACTCAAGGAAAAACGAGGAATTACTAAAATTCGGGGTCAATGGTTTGAATGGGAAGGAAAATTCTGTATGCCCATCTTTCATCCGGCCTATCTCCTCCGCAATCCATCCCGAGAAAAAGGTTCACCTAAATGGTTGATGTGGCAAGATGTCCAAACGGTCAGTGCCAAATTAGCAGAACTCGGACTGAAATAG
- the pyrF gene encoding orotidine-5'-phosphate decarboxylase yields the protein MSVCDRIIVPLDVPTQTDALTLIDALPEVSFWKVGLELFVSSGPSILSELKTRQKRIFLDLKFHDIPNTVAGACRSAAQYQVDLLTIHATCGRRALKDAQTALVETAGEQAPKLIAITLLTSLNSRDLAFDLKIPVELPEYALQMALIAKESGLPGAVCSPHEAAQLRSVCGSEFLLVCPGVRPTWSEAGDQRRAMTPGEAIKAGADYLVIGRPITASEDPGAAFQRICEEIEG from the coding sequence ATGTCTGTTTGCGATCGCATTATCGTTCCTCTGGATGTCCCCACTCAAACCGATGCCCTCACCCTAATTGATGCCCTTCCCGAGGTCTCGTTTTGGAAAGTGGGACTAGAACTGTTTGTCAGTTCCGGTCCCAGCATCCTCTCGGAACTTAAAACTCGCCAAAAACGGATTTTTCTCGACCTGAAATTTCACGATATCCCCAACACCGTGGCCGGGGCCTGTCGGTCTGCGGCCCAGTATCAAGTCGATTTGCTGACCATTCACGCCACCTGTGGACGCAGGGCACTCAAAGATGCTCAAACTGCCTTAGTGGAAACTGCTGGAGAGCAAGCGCCTAAATTGATTGCTATTACCCTGTTAACCAGTCTAAATTCCAGGGATTTAGCGTTTGACCTCAAAATTCCTGTTGAATTGCCCGAATATGCCTTACAGATGGCTTTAATAGCGAAAGAGAGTGGCTTGCCTGGGGCGGTTTGTTCTCCTCATGAAGCGGCACAATTGCGATCGGTTTGTGGGTCTGAGTTTCTGTTAGTCTGTCCAGGAGTTCGTCCCACTTGGTCAGAAGCGGGAGATCAACGACGGGCGATGACTCCTGGGGAGGCGATTAAAGCAGGGGCTGATTATTTGGTGATTGGGCGACCCATCACCGCCTCGGAGGACCCGGGGGCGGCATTTCAGCGGATTTGTGAAGAGATAGAGGGATGA
- a CDS encoding VOC family protein yields the protein MGINVEYQAAFVTLAAANFEEIVEFYEQLLAIAPNPYRPGVYAEFSAAGLRLGIFKPKASHQSEFLPQGSGSMSLCFEVTHLEVAIAHLGQLGYPPPGEIMSASHGREIYAYDPLGNRLIFHQSIEPFPSKL from the coding sequence TTGGGAATCAATGTTGAATATCAAGCCGCCTTTGTGACGTTGGCGGCTGCTAATTTTGAAGAAATTGTGGAATTTTATGAGCAACTATTGGCGATCGCTCCCAATCCCTATCGTCCAGGGGTCTATGCTGAGTTTTCTGCGGCCGGGTTGAGATTAGGGATTTTTAAGCCAAAAGCCAGTCATCAATCGGAGTTTTTGCCCCAGGGTTCGGGAAGTATGAGTTTATGTTTTGAAGTGACCCATTTGGAGGTGGCGATCGCCCATCTGGGTCAGTTAGGATATCCACCCCCAGGAGAAATTATGAGCGCCTCTCACGGACGGGAAATTTACGCTTATGACCCATTAGGAAATCGCTTGATTTTTCATCAATCGATTGAGCCTTTCCCCAGTAAATTATAA
- the dxs gene encoding 1-deoxy-D-xylulose-5-phosphate synthase, translating to MHLSELSHPNQLHGLSIHQLEQIARQIREKHLETIAASGGHLGPGLGVVELTLALYQTLDLDHDKVIWDVGHQAYPHKLITGRYNNFHTLRQKDGVAGYLKRSESKFDHFGAGHASTSISAGLGMALARDMKGEKFKVVAVIGDGALTGGMALEAINHAGHLPHTNLMVVLNDNEMSISPNVGAIPRYLNKMRLSPPVQFLKDNLEEQFKHLPFVGETFTPEMQRIKEGMKRLAVPKVGAVFEELGFTYIGPIDGHNLEELITTFNQAHQMPGPVLVHVATVKGKGYAIAEKDQVGYHAQNPFNLATGKAIPSNKPKPPSYSKVFAETLIKLAEENPKIVGITAAMATGTGLDKLQAKLPNQYIDVGIAEQHAATLAAGLACEGIRPVCAIYSTFLQRAYDQIIHDICIQKLPVFFCLDRAGIVGADGPTHQGLYDIASLRCIPNLVLMAPKDEAELQRMLVTGIDYTDGAIAMRYPRGNGYGVPLMEEGWEPLEIGKGEILRSGDDLLILGYGSMVYPALQTAEILNEHGISATVVNARFVKPLDTELILPLAQRIGKVVTMEEGCLMGGFGSAVAEACLDQNIPVSMLRLGVPDQLVDHATPEQSFADLGLTPSQMADRVLQTFKSPVSVAH from the coding sequence ATGCATCTGAGTGAACTGTCTCACCCAAACCAGTTGCATGGTTTATCCATCCATCAACTTGAGCAAATTGCTCGCCAAATTCGGGAAAAGCATCTGGAAACGATCGCCGCCTCTGGCGGTCACCTCGGCCCTGGATTGGGGGTGGTCGAACTCACCCTCGCCCTCTACCAAACCCTAGACCTCGATCACGATAAAGTCATCTGGGATGTGGGCCACCAAGCCTACCCCCATAAACTGATTACCGGACGGTACAACAATTTCCACACCCTGCGCCAAAAAGATGGCGTTGCCGGATACCTCAAACGCAGCGAAAGCAAATTTGACCATTTTGGTGCCGGTCACGCCTCCACGAGCATTTCTGCCGGATTAGGCATGGCTTTAGCCCGGGATATGAAAGGGGAAAAATTCAAAGTAGTGGCAGTGATTGGCGATGGTGCACTCACCGGCGGCATGGCATTGGAAGCGATTAACCATGCCGGTCATTTGCCGCACACCAATTTGATGGTGGTCCTCAATGATAACGAAATGTCCATTTCTCCCAATGTGGGGGCGATTCCTCGTTATCTGAATAAAATGCGCCTGAGTCCCCCGGTTCAGTTCCTCAAAGACAATTTAGAGGAACAGTTCAAACATCTCCCCTTTGTCGGGGAAACCTTCACCCCAGAAATGCAACGCATCAAGGAAGGGATGAAGCGGTTGGCGGTTCCTAAAGTAGGGGCAGTTTTTGAGGAGTTGGGCTTTACCTATATCGGACCCATCGATGGTCATAATCTGGAAGAGTTGATCACCACGTTCAATCAAGCGCATCAAATGCCAGGTCCGGTGTTGGTTCATGTCGCCACGGTGAAAGGGAAAGGCTATGCGATCGCCGAAAAAGACCAAGTGGGTTACCATGCCCAAAATCCCTTTAATCTGGCCACCGGAAAAGCCATTCCCTCCAACAAACCCAAACCCCCCAGCTATTCCAAAGTTTTTGCCGAAACTCTGATTAAACTGGCGGAAGAAAACCCGAAAATTGTGGGAATTACCGCAGCAATGGCCACGGGAACGGGGTTAGATAAACTCCAGGCCAAACTTCCTAATCAGTACATCGATGTGGGGATTGCTGAACAACACGCCGCGACTCTGGCAGCGGGTTTAGCTTGTGAGGGAATTCGCCCAGTTTGCGCGATTTATTCCACCTTCCTGCAACGGGCCTATGATCAAATCATTCACGATATCTGCATTCAAAAATTACCCGTGTTTTTCTGTCTGGACCGGGCAGGAATTGTCGGGGCGGATGGCCCGACTCACCAAGGGTTATATGATATCGCCTCTCTGCGTTGCATTCCCAATTTGGTGCTGATGGCACCGAAGGATGAGGCGGAACTGCAACGGATGTTAGTCACAGGAATTGACTACACCGATGGGGCGATCGCCATGCGCTATCCCCGAGGCAATGGTTACGGTGTTCCCTTGATGGAAGAAGGATGGGAACCCCTGGAAATCGGCAAAGGAGAAATCCTCCGCAGCGGTGATGATTTATTAATCCTCGGCTATGGTTCAATGGTCTATCCCGCCTTACAAACAGCGGAAATTCTCAACGAACATGGGATTTCTGCCACAGTGGTGAATGCGCGCTTTGTCAAACCCTTGGATACCGAGTTAATTTTGCCCCTGGCTCAACGGATTGGTAAAGTGGTGACGATGGAAGAAGGTTGCCTCATGGGCGGTTTTGGTTCGGCAGTGGCGGAAGCTTGCCTGGATCAGAATATCCCCGTGTCCATGTTGCGTCTGGGTGTGCCGGATCAGTTGGTGGATCATGCCACACCGGAACAATCTTTCGCGGATTTGGGTTTAACTCCTTCTCAAATGGCCGATCGCGTTTTACAAACCTTTAAATCGCCGGTCTCTGTTGCTCATTAA
- a CDS encoding phosphoribosyltransferase yields MLPAPLFRDRADAGQQLAEAVIQQLTEIDPDLKRMNPIVYALPRGGLPIAAPLAQRLGCPLDIIVAKKITRPENPELALGAVTADGEVLWGRQRLLRHQVRQMAQQEAQAKAQGQWSQMASACPQVDSTGALALVVDDGIATGMTMAVAVQALRQRNLAEIWICVPVAPEELLEEISRWCDRLLVLATPHPFMSVSRFYEAFPQVEMSEAIAYLSGQ; encoded by the coding sequence ATGTTACCTGCCCCATTATTTCGTGATCGCGCTGATGCCGGACAACAACTGGCTGAGGCGGTGATTCAACAACTGACTGAAATCGATCCAGACTTGAAGCGGATGAACCCGATTGTCTATGCGTTGCCGCGAGGGGGATTGCCGATCGCCGCACCCCTGGCACAGCGATTGGGTTGTCCTTTGGATATCATTGTGGCTAAAAAGATTACGCGCCCAGAGAACCCCGAATTGGCCCTGGGTGCGGTAACGGCGGATGGAGAGGTCCTCTGGGGGAGGCAGCGTTTGTTGCGACATCAGGTCCGGCAAATGGCTCAACAGGAGGCTCAAGCGAAAGCTCAAGGGCAGTGGAGTCAAATGGCATCGGCTTGTCCCCAGGTGGACTCGACAGGGGCTTTGGCCCTGGTGGTGGATGATGGAATTGCCACGGGGATGACAATGGCGGTGGCGGTACAGGCGTTACGACAGCGAAATCTGGCCGAAATTTGGATCTGTGTGCCGGTGGCCCCGGAGGAGTTGCTGGAAGAGATAAGCCGGTGGTGCGATCGCCTCCTGGTATTAGCAACTCCCCATCCGTTTATGAGTGTCAGCCGGTTTTACGAGGCGTTTCCCCAGGTGGAAATGTCTGAGGCGATCGCCTACTTATCCGGCCAATAA